Genomic window (Cellulosilyticum lentocellum DSM 5427):
AAATAAGCAATGTTTAACACCCGGTCCATGTAAAGCTATGCATAAGGACCATGAAGAATATTTACAACTATTACGCAAGGTGAGAAACATTCCAGGTGTCAAAAAGGCTTTTATTCGTTCAGGTATTCGTTATGATTATGTCATGGCTGATAAAAACAATGATAAGTTTTTCGAAGAGTTAGTGGAACATCATGTAAGTGGGCAACTTAAGGTGGCACCAGAGCATATTTCAAAAGAAGTATTAGCTTATATGGGTAAACCTTCAGGTAAAATATTTGATGATTTTTGTGATAAGTTTTATGCCATTAATAAAAGGTTAGGCAAAAAGCAGTATATTATTCCGTATCTGATGTCTAGCCATCCAGGTAGCCGTTTGCAAGATGCCATAGAGCTGGCTGAATATTTAAGAGATATTCATTATCAACCAGAGCAAGTTCAAGATTTTTATCCAACACCAGGAACATTATCAACAGCCATGTTTTATACAGGAATTGACCCTAGGACGCTAAAACCTGTTTATGTGCCTAAAACAAAAAGAGAAAAAGCAATGCAACGTGCACTTTTACAATATCGTAACCCTAAAAAGTATGAGATTGTTTATGAAGCTTTAGTAGAAGCAGGTAGAGAAGACTTGATAGGGTATGGCCCAAAATGTTTGATTAGGCCTAAAGAAAGCTCGCAAGCAAAAGGAAACTTTAAGGGTTCAAAAAATAATACTAAAAATAGGCAGAATGGCAATTCAAAATCTAAAAATAATGTAGGCCAAGGAAAGAAAGGTAAGGGTAAAGAAAAAGCAATTTCGTATAAAACGAGCTCAACTAAAAGAAAAAGTAAATACTAAGTTGTGATAGAATAGACGTCATTTGAAAGGCAATAAAAAGCTTTCAAATGACGTTGTTTTATTGGACTAGTTAGTAAATTATGGTATAATTTAAAGATAAATAAATGAGTAAACTAGGCAGGACTGAGGTGGACCTATGAGATTGGTACCAACAAAAAGATTAAAAAATGGTGATATTATAGCAAGGGACATTATTAGCTATGATGGTGGTCTATTATTAAGAGAAGATACACATTTCAGAGAAGTTTTTAAGCAAAAGTTATTAGAACGGAATATTTTTGAAGTTTATATAGAAGATGAATTATCTAAAGGAATAGAACCTATAGAAATTATCTCCCCTCAAATTCGAAGAAAAATAGGAAAAGATATTCAGCAAGAGTTTGAAAAACTACAAGAGAATTTACAAGTGGACATTGGTTGTTTAAAGGAAGTATCTAGTTTATTAATTCAAGAAATTCAGCAAAAAGAACTTATTTGTGAGCTGCAAGATTTAAAGGTGAATGATCAGTATACGTATGAACATTGCATAGCAGTAGCTATTTTGACTACATTGGTATGCAATAAGCTTGGGATTAACCTCTATTTGAAAGAGCAGATTGTCATGGGGGCTTTAATTCATGATATTGGTAAGATGATTTTACCAAAGGATATTTTAAATAAGCCAGATAAATTAACATCAGAGGAATATAATTTAATCAAAACACATACAGAGATTGGTTATAAAATGATCAAAGACAGAGCAGAGTTTAATGCTGTAACTAAATTAGCAGTCCTATGTCATCATGAAAGAGAAGATGGTTCTGGTTATCCTTTAGGAAAAGGTACAGACTTACATATTGGAGCTAAAATAGTTGGCGCATGTGATTTGTATCATGCACTTATATCAGATCGTTGCTATAGACAGGGATTACCTATTAATGAGGTATTTGCTGTAGCTCAAACAGAGCCGATTAACTCTAAGATTAGAAGTATTATTGAAGGCACTTTTGCTTATTATCCAGTAGGATCTATAGTCAAGTTAAATACAGGACAAATGGCTATTGTTGAGAAAAATTATGCTAAAGATATTAAGAGGCCGCTTGTTAGAGTGATAGAGGAAACCAATAAGCAATCTGGATACA
Coding sequences:
- a CDS encoding HD-GYP domain-containing protein; this translates as MRLVPTKRLKNGDIIARDIISYDGGLLLREDTHFREVFKQKLLERNIFEVYIEDELSKGIEPIEIISPQIRRKIGKDIQQEFEKLQENLQVDIGCLKEVSSLLIQEIQQKELICELQDLKVNDQYTYEHCIAVAILTTLVCNKLGINLYLKEQIVMGALIHDIGKMILPKDILNKPDKLTSEEYNLIKTHTEIGYKMIKDRAEFNAVTKLAVLCHHEREDGSGYPLGKGTDLHIGAKIVGACDLYHALISDRCYRQGLPINEVFAVAQTEPINSKIRSIIEGTFAYYPVGSIVKLNTGQMAIVEKNYAKDIKRPLVRVIEETNKQSGYKINLQDELSICVTDRAELEI